Within the uncultured Methanobrevibacter sp. genome, the region AGTTGCAGGTTTGATGATTGCCGGTGAAGTGATAAAGGATATTGCAGGGGTCTGATTTTTTCAATATGTCCTGATAAGTGAACTATTTTATTTTGTTTTAAGCGAACAGTTCGTATTATTTCACTGATTTGATTCAAAACTGTTCAATATTTGCTTAAATTTGTTGAATAACCTTCTTATTATTCCGTTTTAGATATATTTATTAACTGATAATTTAAAATATAACTGTATAAAATTCGGAGTTCCAAAATGAAAGAACAAAAACCTATCCAAATTTTCTCCAACTTGAATGATGATGTTGGGGTAAACGTAATCAAAAGTCCAGTAAAGCTCACTATTTTGGAAATGCTTAGAGATAGTGACATGGAATTTGAAGAGATTGTTAACAATACCGGTAAATCAAAATCAACCGTTTCAGTTCACTTAAAAAGCTTAAGAGAAAGTGGAGTAATATCTTACAGAGTACACCCGGTAGATAACAGAAAAAAGATATTCTATCTCAATTCAAAATACATCGGCTCCGTCAACTATACCGATCCAAAGGAAATCAAGGAAACCCAGACAGATTACCTTGTTGAAAATCTTATAAATGATGATGCCGAGTTTTCAACATTGCTCTTTCATACTTTAAAGTCAATGCTTATACAGGAAGGAATTAACATTGATCCTATTATGCAATCCACAGGAAACAGCATAGGAAATTCCCTTTTCGATAAATTATATGATGAGGATTTGGAGGTTTTCATGGGAAACATTGCGGAATTCTGGAAGAAAAAAGGTTTAGGCAGGGTTTCATTTAAAATAGGTCAGATAATTAAAATAACAACCTACGACTGTTTTGAATGCGAACTGCTTCCAAGAACAGGAAAGCCTGCATGCTTTTTAGACACAGGAATATTTGAAGCATTATTCTCACAATACTTCAAAATGCCCGTCAGCGTAATAGAAACCCAATGTTACACCATGGGTGATGAAAAATGTGTCTTTGAGGTCGAGCCTCTTCCGATTAAAAACTATTAGTCATCACTGAATTTTATTATTGTTGTTGTAAGGTAAGGCTTTTCATTTGAAAATCCTTCAATTATTTTTTCGTTTTCTCTTGTACAGTTTTCAACTGAATAGATTTCTTTAGGTCTGTTTTTCTCTTCGATTGTATTTTCCAGTTTTGAAGTATTTCTTGATGCTTTCATAAGCACGATTGAGTCGCTGTAATCCAATACCTCTTCAAGCCTATCGTCTATTTTAGGCACGATTGTTAAAATGTCGTTCTGTTCCACAAGAGCTTCGTTACGTGCTGCAGCACATGCTGTAAATGAAGTAATTCCAGGTATTGTTTCGATTTCGTATCTTCCAATAAGTTTCTTTTGAACGTATGAGTATGTGCTGAATATTGAACTGTCTCCAAGGGTTATGAAAGCTACATCCCTTCCGCTGTCAAGGTATTGGGCAATCATTTCAGAAGCGCTTGTCCAGACTTTTTCAAGCTCTTTTTTGTCTTCAATCATTGGAAATATTGGTTCAACAAGCATGAGTCTTTTGTAATCTTTTCTTTTTTCAAGAACCGGTCTGACAATTGACAGTGCAATGCTTTCTTTTTCCTTTGATGATTTTGGTGAGAAAACTACAGGCACTGTTTCCAAAACCTTTGCCGCTTTCAGGGTAAGCAATTCAGTATCTCCAGGTCCAACACCAATTCCAATCAATTTTCCTTTTTTTGCCATATAATCACTCTAGTTAAGAATTATTAAATCTGATATTATTTTTTCAAATATGATTTCTATAATTTATTTATAGTATATCAACTAATATAATGTTAATGTCTAATTCTATGTTTTGTCCAAATTGCGGTATGCTTAAAAGTAATTGTACCTGTAAAACAAGTCGTAAAAATAAATCAGAGGGTCCTACTAACCTGTTTAGTTTTTCCAAAAAAAGAACATCTTCTATTTTGGATGATGAGATTCCTGAAGTCTATTCGGTTGATGACCATAAGCTTGATGAAGGAACATCAGCATATCTCAAGGAACTCAATCCTAATATCGACGATATAATAATAGAAAATTTTCCCTTTGAACAGCCTAGGCTGGGTCAGCTTGAAATAATTCAGGATATCTACGATGCAATAAGAAAAGGGTACAAATATATTGTTCTTGAGGCAGGAACAGGTACCGGAAAATCTGCAATTGCAACCACACTTGCCAAAATGTATGAATCAGCATACATCCTGACAATGACAAAGCAGCTGCAGTCACAGTATTCCACCGAATTCGATTTTCCTCTGGTAAAGGGAAGGGGAAATTTCGCCTGTCTTAATGACAATCTCGAGACTACCTGCGATATGGGAACATGCAAGACAACACCAAATTCAAGCAACTTCTTCTGTCAGTATGGAGTTGCCAAAAACCCGACACTTGATGCGGAACTTGCATTCGAGGATTCATTTGGTGGATCTGTATTTTATCAGTCCGGAAG harbors:
- a CDS encoding V4R domain-containing protein, with product MKEQKPIQIFSNLNDDVGVNVIKSPVKLTILEMLRDSDMEFEEIVNNTGKSKSTVSVHLKSLRESGVISYRVHPVDNRKKIFYLNSKYIGSVNYTDPKEIKETQTDYLVENLINDDAEFSTLLFHTLKSMLIQEGINIDPIMQSTGNSIGNSLFDKLYDEDLEVFMGNIAEFWKKKGLGRVSFKIGQIIKITTYDCFECELLPRTGKPACFLDTGIFEALFSQYFKMPVSVIETQCYTMGDEKCVFEVEPLPIKNY
- the cobI gene encoding precorrin-2 C(20)-methyltransferase, translated to MAKKGKLIGIGVGPGDTELLTLKAAKVLETVPVVFSPKSSKEKESIALSIVRPVLEKRKDYKRLMLVEPIFPMIEDKKELEKVWTSASEMIAQYLDSGRDVAFITLGDSSIFSTYSYVQKKLIGRYEIETIPGITSFTACAAARNEALVEQNDILTIVPKIDDRLEEVLDYSDSIVLMKASRNTSKLENTIEEKNRPKEIYSVENCTRENEKIIEGFSNEKPYLTTTIIKFSDD